In Brachypodium distachyon strain Bd21 chromosome 2, Brachypodium_distachyon_v3.0, whole genome shotgun sequence, one genomic interval encodes:
- the LOC100838458 gene encoding uncharacterized protein LOC100838458 isoform X2 → MARDEQVAGDVCSGGQAQVEVVVGVGVDGKGAIECRICQEEGEEDAMDSPCACTGTLKFAHRKCIQRWCNKKGNITCEICNQVYSPNYVLPPTKCCSDEISMDLRQSWVGRIDPHDSHFLAIAIAEQQLLHAEFDDCVSSNSSGVTCCRTVALILMFLLLVRHVIVIVRDVSMLQDATVLFSATLQFAGFFLPCYVIARSCYAFQHRRRRQV, encoded by the exons ATGGCGCGCGACGAGCAGGTTGCCGGTGATGTCTGCTCCGGCGGCCAAGCGcaggtggaggtggtggtcgGGGTCGGGGTGGACGGCAAGGGGGCGATAGAGTGCCGGATATGccaggaggagggggaggaggacgccATGGACTCCCCCTGCGCCTGCACTGGCACACTCAAG TTCGCCCACAGGAAATGCATACAGAGGTGGTGCAACAAGAAGGGGAACATTACATGTGAAATCTGCAACCAG GTCTACTCCCCGAACTATGTCCTCCCTCCAACCAAATGTTGTTCAGATGAAATAAGCATGGACCTTAG GCAAAGCTGGGTTGGACGAATTGATCCCCACGACTCCCATTTTCTAGCGATTGCCATTgcagagcagcagctgctgcatgcTGAATTTGATGACTGTGTGTCCTCAAATTCAAGTGGTGTCACATGCTGCCGGACTGTTGCTTTAATT TTGATGTTCCTTTTGCTTGTGCGCCATGTAATCGTAATTGTGAGGGATGTTAGCATGCTACAAGATGCAACGGTGTTGTTCAGT GCGACTCTTCAGTTTGCAGGATTCTTCCTTCCATGTTATGTTATAGCACGCTCTTGCTATGCTTTTCAACATCGGCGGCGAAGACAG GTCTAG
- the LOC100829588 gene encoding putative metallophosphoesterase At3g03305 isoform X2, giving the protein MKQNEMEWIEYRSTMKDVIEISKLPRRIFYDLRGNHDSFGVPASGGSYDFYQKYSINANLRRHGRVQSITLENSGRKHLFVGFDSTMEIGLRGPTNLFGHPTDKLIMELDQSLSQWDTDFDNAPVTKITAGHFPMSFSALTESGKSIKDIFLKHSLAAYLCGHLHSRFGKNLKRYYHRTTHRPSLYEHYYQYNMHQEYTLQSAKENCSEEAEHIEEFWEWEMGDWRRHRTMRILAIDDGYVSFTDIDFRLGSKSIIIVPTFPLDSRFMQRTSGPRDFKCHIMGASTFDIVRTLVFSRHEVVSVSVKIYDSRSGNLEVVFDSEMKRVSANESRGDMYLVPWNWRAFADPSPTRFWLQIEVMDTTGDTSVSQLRPFSVNGLIAKVSWTWKEFYVMGIQWASIYHPALWCFLTLIISLLLVPRASVVLFKDQYTCTYLRANGSQWTLLKYLVTGFIWLFVELSRMILVWSLLLVYIIYLLVFPWLFGHPVTEESDLAYMTYRGWTLKRSNSGNGFSHAGSPDVMVIVLPHLCFVVLPTIVILAAMAAERTAFREHYLSQSGKKKDDNYKKRARQTERDSSLSGRWIRKILIVLCLVVLWKHWKHCRALVKAYAMNPVLHSPVHFFFIPALVVFAIYKTSSI; this is encoded by the exons ATGAAGCAAAACGAGATGGAGTGGATTGAATATAGAAGTACGATGAAGGATGTCATTGAAATTAGCAAGCTTCCAAGAAGGATTTTCTATGATCTGAGAGGAAATCATGATAGTTTTGGTGTACCTGCATCTGGTGGGTCCTATGACTTCTATCAGAAGTATAGCATCAACGCTAACTTAAGACGACACGGACGCGTGCAAAGTATCACTTTGGAG AATAGTGGTCGGAAGCATTTGTTTGTTGGCTTTGATAGCACCATGGAGATCGGTCTTAGAGGCCCAACGAATTTATTTGGGCATCCGACTGACAAACTGATTATGGAATTGGACCAATCACTGTCGCAGTGGGACACTGACTTTGACAATGCTCCAGTGACAAAAATTACAGCTGGTCACTTCCCAATGTCTTTCTCCGCGTTAACAGAATCAGGAAAAAGCATCAAGGATATCTTTCTAAAGCACTCGTTAGCAGCATACTTGTGTGGACATCTTCACTCAAGGTTTGGCAAGAATTTGAAGCGTTACTATCATCGAACAACTCACAGACCATCATTATACGAACACTACTACCAATATAACATGCATCAAGAATACACACTCCAGAGTGCTAAAGAGAATTGTTCTGAAGAAGCAGAACATATTGAGGAGTTCTGGGAGTGGGAGATGGGCGATTGGAGAAGGCACAGAACTATGAGGATATTAGCAATTGATGATGGTTATGTCTCCTTTACTGACATAGATTTCAGGCTAGGGTCAAAAAGTATAATTATAGTACCTACCTTTCCGCTCGACTCAAGATTCATGCAGAGAACCTCTGGTCCCCGTGATTTCAAATGTCATATCATGGGAGCTTCAACTTTTGATATAGTGAGGACTCTTGTATTCTCTCGACATGAGGTAGTATCTGTCTCAGTAAAGATATATGACTCGAGGTCAGGAAATCTTGAAGTAGTATTTGACTCTGAGATGAAAAGGGTGAGTGCCAATGAATCTAGAGGAGATATGTATTTAGTTCCGTGGAACTGGAGGGCATTTGCAGATCCTTCTCCAACCCGATTTTGGCTCCAAATTGAAGTGATGGATACAACAGGTGACACTAGTGTCAGCCAGTTGAGGCCATTCTCTGTAAATGGGTTGATTGCAAAAGTTAGCTGGACATGGAAGGAGTTTTATGTAATGGGCATTCAGTGGGCGTCGATATATCATCCTGCGCTGTGGTGCTTTCTTACTCTGATAATCTCATTGCTTCTTGTACCACGAGCTTCAGTTGTGCTATTTAAAGATCAATATACATGCACATATCTACGTGCGAATGGTAGTCAGTGGACATTGTTGAAGTATCTAGTTACTGGTTTCATCTGGCTTTTTGTTGAGCTGTCCAGGATGATTCTTGTATGGTCTTTGCTCTTGGTGTATATAATCTATTTGCTGGTCTTCCCTTGGTTGTTTGGTCATCCTGTAACTGAGGAAAGTGACCTTGCCTACATGACATACAGAGGCTGGACTCTTAAAAGATCCAATAGTGGCAATGGATTTTCTCATGCTGGCAGTCCAGATGTCATGGTTATTGTTCTACCTCACCTTTGCTTTGTGGTATTACCCACAATTGTGATTTTAGCTGCAATGGCTGCTGAGAGAACTGCATTCCGGGAACATTATCTTTCTCAAtcaggaaagaagaaagatgataACTACAAAAAGAGAGCAAGACAAACTGAACGTGATAGTTCATTAAGTGGTCGTTGGATAAGGAAAATTCTGATTGTTCTTTGCCTGGTGGTTCTATGGAAGCATTGGAAG CATTGCAGAGCTCTCGTGAAGGCTTATGCAATGAACCCTGTGCTCCATTCTCCAGTACATTTCTTCTTCATACCAGCGCTTGTAGTTTTTGCTATCTACAAAACCTCGTCCATTTAG
- the LOC100838458 gene encoding uncharacterized protein LOC100838458 isoform X1 — protein sequence MARDEQVAGDVCSGGQAQVEVVVGVGVDGKGAIECRICQEEGEEDAMDSPCACTGTLKFAHRKCIQRWCNKKGNITCEICNQVYSPNYVLPPTKCCSDEISMDLSRQSWVGRIDPHDSHFLAIAIAEQQLLHAEFDDCVSSNSSGVTCCRTVALILMFLLLVRHVIVIVRDVSMLQDATVLFSATLQFAGFFLPCYVIARSCYAFQHRRRRQV from the exons ATGGCGCGCGACGAGCAGGTTGCCGGTGATGTCTGCTCCGGCGGCCAAGCGcaggtggaggtggtggtcgGGGTCGGGGTGGACGGCAAGGGGGCGATAGAGTGCCGGATATGccaggaggagggggaggaggacgccATGGACTCCCCCTGCGCCTGCACTGGCACACTCAAG TTCGCCCACAGGAAATGCATACAGAGGTGGTGCAACAAGAAGGGGAACATTACATGTGAAATCTGCAACCAG GTCTACTCCCCGAACTATGTCCTCCCTCCAACCAAATGTTGTTCAGATGAAATAAGCATGGACCTTAG CAGGCAAAGCTGGGTTGGACGAATTGATCCCCACGACTCCCATTTTCTAGCGATTGCCATTgcagagcagcagctgctgcatgcTGAATTTGATGACTGTGTGTCCTCAAATTCAAGTGGTGTCACATGCTGCCGGACTGTTGCTTTAATT TTGATGTTCCTTTTGCTTGTGCGCCATGTAATCGTAATTGTGAGGGATGTTAGCATGCTACAAGATGCAACGGTGTTGTTCAGT GCGACTCTTCAGTTTGCAGGATTCTTCCTTCCATGTTATGTTATAGCACGCTCTTGCTATGCTTTTCAACATCGGCGGCGAAGACAG GTCTAG
- the LOC100837463 gene encoding fructokinase-1, which produces MAGKRELVISFGEMLIDFVPTVAGVSLAEAPAFVKAPGGAPANVAIAVARLGGAAAFVGKLGDDEFGRMLAGILRDNGVDASAVVFDSGARTALAFVTLRADGEREFMFYRNPSADMLLTAAELNVELIKKAAVFHYGSISLIAEPCRTAHLRAMEIAKGAGALLSYDPNLREALWPSRDEARTKILSIWDQADIVKVSEVELEFLTGIDSVEDNVVMKLWRPTFKLLLVTLGDQGCKYYTKDFRGVVPSYKVQQVDTTGAGDAFVGALLRKIVHDPSSLQDQKKLVEAIKFANACGAITATKKGAIPSLPTEVEVLRLIEKA; this is translated from the exons ATGGCGGGAAAGCGCGAGCTGGTGATCAGCTTCGGGGAGATGCTGATAGACTTCGTGCCGACGGTGGCGGGGGTGTCGCtggcggaggcgccggcgtTCGTCAAGGCCCCCGGGGGCGCGCCGGCCAACGTCGCCATCGCGGTCGCGaggctcggcggcgcggccgccttCGTCGGCAAGCTCGGCGACGACGAGTTCGGCCGGATGCTCGCGGGCATCCTCCGCGACAACGGCGTCGACGCCAGCGCCGTCGTCTTCGACTCCGGGGCGCGCACCGCGCTCGCCTTCGTCACGCTGCGCGCCGACGGGGAGCGCGAGTTCATGTTCTACCGCAACCCCAGCGCCGACATGctcctcaccgccgccgagctcAACGTCGAGCTCATCAAGAAG GCTGCAGTCTTCCACTATGGATCAATAAGTTTGATTGCTGAGCCTTGCCGGACTGCACATCTTCGTGCCATGGAGATAGCCAAAGGGGCTGGCGCTTTGCTCTCCTATGATCCAAACCTGAGGGAGGCATTGTGGCCTTCCCGTGACGAGGCTCGCACCAAGATCTTGAGTATCTGGGACCAGGCAGATATTGTCAAGGTCAGTGAAGTCGAGCTTGAGTTTTTGACTGGCATCGACTCAGTGGAGGACAATGTTGTCATGAAGCTGTGGCGCCCTACATTTAAGCTTCTCCTGGTCACTCTTGGAGATCAAGGATGCAAGTACTATACCAAG GATTTCCGTGGAGTTGTCCCATCCTACAAAGTACAGCAAGTTGATACAACAGGTGCCGGCGATGCATTTGTTGGAGCTCTGCTCCGAAAAATTGTCCACGATCCATCGTCATTGCAA GATCAGAAAAAGCTTGTGGAGGCGATTAAATTTGCCAACGCATGTGGAGCAATCACCGCCACGAAGAAAGGAGCAATCCCTTCACTGCCCACCGAAGTTGAGGTCTTGCGGCTGATAGAGAAAGCATAG
- the LOC100839077 gene encoding selenoprotein F — MVRYLPFAAAVAVVLACCSVLCSGAERLGARECEELGFTGLALCSDCTALAEFVKDQELVDDCRKCCTEDSDDSVSKLTFSGAIIEVCMRKLVFYPDVVGFIEEDKDDFPYVEARYAYGSPPKLIMLDDKGEQKETIRIDNWKREHIRQFLKEKVKPAKSDS; from the exons ATGGTTCGATATCTTCCCTTCGCGGCGGCCGTAGCCGTGGTGCTCGCGTGCTGCTCCGTCCTCTGCAGCGGCGCCGAGCGGCTCGGGGCGAGGGAGTGCGAGGAGCTCGGGTTCACCGGCCTCGCCCTCTGCTCCGACTGCACCGCCCTTGCCGAGTTCGTCAAGGACCAAG AGCTAGTTGATGACTGTCGTAAATGTTGCACAGAGGATTCTGATGATTCTGTTAGCAAG CTCACATTCTCCGGTGCAATCATTGAGGTATGCATGAGAAAGCTGGTGTTTTATCCAGATGTCGTTGGCTTCATTGAAGAGGATAAAGATGACTTCCCTTATGTAGAAGCCCGTTACGCATATGGCTCTCCACCAAAGCTCATAATGCTTGACGACAAGGGTGAACAGAAGGAGACTATAAG GATTGACAACTGGAAGCGAGAGCATATCAGGCAATTTCTCAAAGAGAAGGTGAAGCCAGCGAAATCAGACAGCTGA
- the LOC100829588 gene encoding putative metallophosphoesterase At3g03305 isoform X1, translating to MGPHGNRLLPLLLALVAAAAGPSSVAADDRAAVEVSGAPEGVVWVAQLSDLHFSVHHPDRAYDFRRYVGPALAMVKPDLVFITGDLTDGKSKDLLTMKQNEMEWIEYRSTMKDVIEISKLPRRIFYDLRGNHDSFGVPASGGSYDFYQKYSINANLRRHGRVQSITLENSGRKHLFVGFDSTMEIGLRGPTNLFGHPTDKLIMELDQSLSQWDTDFDNAPVTKITAGHFPMSFSALTESGKSIKDIFLKHSLAAYLCGHLHSRFGKNLKRYYHRTTHRPSLYEHYYQYNMHQEYTLQSAKENCSEEAEHIEEFWEWEMGDWRRHRTMRILAIDDGYVSFTDIDFRLGSKSIIIVPTFPLDSRFMQRTSGPRDFKCHIMGASTFDIVRTLVFSRHEVVSVSVKIYDSRSGNLEVVFDSEMKRVSANESRGDMYLVPWNWRAFADPSPTRFWLQIEVMDTTGDTSVSQLRPFSVNGLIAKVSWTWKEFYVMGIQWASIYHPALWCFLTLIISLLLVPRASVVLFKDQYTCTYLRANGSQWTLLKYLVTGFIWLFVELSRMILVWSLLLVYIIYLLVFPWLFGHPVTEESDLAYMTYRGWTLKRSNSGNGFSHAGSPDVMVIVLPHLCFVVLPTIVILAAMAAERTAFREHYLSQSGKKKDDNYKKRARQTERDSSLSGRWIRKILIVLCLVVLWKHWKSSREGLCNEPCAPFSSTFLLHTSACSFCYLQNLVHLAV from the exons ATGGGTCCGCACGGGAACcggctcctccccctcctcctagCCCTCGTCGCCGCAGCGGCCGGACCTTcatccgtcgccgccgacgatagGGCGGCGGTTGAGGTTTCCGGCGCGCCGGAGGGGGTCGTGTGGGTGGCCCAGCTTTCGGATCTCCACTTCAGCGTGCACCATCCGGACCGCGCCTACGACTTTCGGCGATACGTCGGCCCGGCGCTCGCCATGGTCAAGCCCGACCTAGTATTCATCACGGGTGACCTCACCg ATGGAAAAAGCAAAGATCTGCTAACAATGAAGCAAAACGAGATGGAGTGGATTGAATATAGAAGTACGATGAAGGATGTCATTGAAATTAGCAAGCTTCCAAGAAGGATTTTCTATGATCTGAGAGGAAATCATGATAGTTTTGGTGTACCTGCATCTGGTGGGTCCTATGACTTCTATCAGAAGTATAGCATCAACGCTAACTTAAGACGACACGGACGCGTGCAAAGTATCACTTTGGAG AATAGTGGTCGGAAGCATTTGTTTGTTGGCTTTGATAGCACCATGGAGATCGGTCTTAGAGGCCCAACGAATTTATTTGGGCATCCGACTGACAAACTGATTATGGAATTGGACCAATCACTGTCGCAGTGGGACACTGACTTTGACAATGCTCCAGTGACAAAAATTACAGCTGGTCACTTCCCAATGTCTTTCTCCGCGTTAACAGAATCAGGAAAAAGCATCAAGGATATCTTTCTAAAGCACTCGTTAGCAGCATACTTGTGTGGACATCTTCACTCAAGGTTTGGCAAGAATTTGAAGCGTTACTATCATCGAACAACTCACAGACCATCATTATACGAACACTACTACCAATATAACATGCATCAAGAATACACACTCCAGAGTGCTAAAGAGAATTGTTCTGAAGAAGCAGAACATATTGAGGAGTTCTGGGAGTGGGAGATGGGCGATTGGAGAAGGCACAGAACTATGAGGATATTAGCAATTGATGATGGTTATGTCTCCTTTACTGACATAGATTTCAGGCTAGGGTCAAAAAGTATAATTATAGTACCTACCTTTCCGCTCGACTCAAGATTCATGCAGAGAACCTCTGGTCCCCGTGATTTCAAATGTCATATCATGGGAGCTTCAACTTTTGATATAGTGAGGACTCTTGTATTCTCTCGACATGAGGTAGTATCTGTCTCAGTAAAGATATATGACTCGAGGTCAGGAAATCTTGAAGTAGTATTTGACTCTGAGATGAAAAGGGTGAGTGCCAATGAATCTAGAGGAGATATGTATTTAGTTCCGTGGAACTGGAGGGCATTTGCAGATCCTTCTCCAACCCGATTTTGGCTCCAAATTGAAGTGATGGATACAACAGGTGACACTAGTGTCAGCCAGTTGAGGCCATTCTCTGTAAATGGGTTGATTGCAAAAGTTAGCTGGACATGGAAGGAGTTTTATGTAATGGGCATTCAGTGGGCGTCGATATATCATCCTGCGCTGTGGTGCTTTCTTACTCTGATAATCTCATTGCTTCTTGTACCACGAGCTTCAGTTGTGCTATTTAAAGATCAATATACATGCACATATCTACGTGCGAATGGTAGTCAGTGGACATTGTTGAAGTATCTAGTTACTGGTTTCATCTGGCTTTTTGTTGAGCTGTCCAGGATGATTCTTGTATGGTCTTTGCTCTTGGTGTATATAATCTATTTGCTGGTCTTCCCTTGGTTGTTTGGTCATCCTGTAACTGAGGAAAGTGACCTTGCCTACATGACATACAGAGGCTGGACTCTTAAAAGATCCAATAGTGGCAATGGATTTTCTCATGCTGGCAGTCCAGATGTCATGGTTATTGTTCTACCTCACCTTTGCTTTGTGGTATTACCCACAATTGTGATTTTAGCTGCAATGGCTGCTGAGAGAACTGCATTCCGGGAACATTATCTTTCTCAAtcaggaaagaagaaagatgataACTACAAAAAGAGAGCAAGACAAACTGAACGTGATAGTTCATTAAGTGGTCGTTGGATAAGGAAAATTCTGATTGTTCTTTGCCTGGTGGTTCTATGGAAGCATTGGAAG AGCTCTCGTGAAGGCTTATGCAATGAACCCTGTGCTCCATTCTCCAGTACATTTCTTCTTCATACCAGCGCTTGTAGTTTTTGCTATCTACAAAACCTCGTCCATTTAGCTGTTTAG